The Candidatus Manganitrophaceae bacterium genome window below encodes:
- a CDS encoding acyl-CoA synthetase: MKTTELDLSYIEIEEVVLEVVRTLLSETGENRSNAFLSPKASFDRELGLGSLERVELLLRIEERFSLRLPDTAMAGAQTPRDLAQVILRAEPQKVKAVKPLPERVPLMGEAGVGRVSARTLNEALILQAKNNPERTHVTLFHEEGKEEIFTYQRLFKSATVIANNLMTRGLEKGETVAIMLPTELSFFQSFFGVLLAGGIAVPVYPPFRPDRIEEYAERQCRILDNAGARFLITFQQAGRLARLLRPRLSALLDVLMPEELLRPDPALRPESKAPTFLHVVSEDDPALIQYTSGSTGDPKGVVLTHRNLVSNIQSIGAAFGLSPADSGVSWLPLYHDMGLIGSWLFCLYHGISVTILPPFSFLNRPERWLWAIHRHRATLSAAPNFAYEICARRIKDEDIKGLDLSSWRAALNGAEPVSPKTMARFTRRFAPYGFRPETFTPVYGLAETAVALTFPEIEALPRIDRISREAFERDRQAVPSDEKELSFLEFVSCGTPIMDHQIRIVDDQGEVVGERIEGGLEFRGPSCTQGYYRNPKATAALYHGDWLISGDLAYLSEGELFITGRKKDVIIKGGRNLYPHEIEDVVGDVPEVRKGCVAAFGIFDKKLSTEKLVVVAETREKGKERHLQLITAINNRVVAAIGIPPDQVLLLSPGSVQKTSSGKISRSACREAFLMDQLGKPRSTTQIQFVRLITAWFWSWTGRGIDKVGQCFYGLYVGLVLAVLLVPVWALAAALPVKQVHRLLKGAARLLFKLLGCTPVVEGAHHLESKGPMVFVANHASYVDAGVLTAVLPAGIHFIAKQELLKFPILKTFLLKGGHLTVDRADLSRSASDTEKIEEILRSGSSIMVFPEGTFQKAERLLPFRLGAFKAAVETGLPLCPITLGGTRQVLGAEEWLPRRHRITVIIGKPILPSGKDWRDIVRIRDLCREEISRHCGD; this comes from the coding sequence GTGAAGACGACAGAATTGGATTTATCCTATATCGAGATCGAGGAAGTGGTTCTGGAGGTAGTGAGGACCCTTCTGTCCGAGACGGGTGAAAACCGAAGCAACGCTTTTCTCTCGCCGAAGGCCTCCTTTGATCGCGAACTCGGCCTGGGGAGTTTGGAGCGGGTGGAGCTTCTTCTCCGAATTGAGGAGCGATTTTCTCTGCGCCTTCCCGATACCGCCATGGCAGGGGCCCAGACACCGCGCGATTTGGCGCAGGTCATTCTTCGTGCAGAGCCGCAGAAGGTAAAAGCGGTGAAGCCACTACCTGAGCGTGTTCCTCTCATGGGAGAGGCCGGGGTCGGGCGCGTCTCGGCGCGAACCCTGAATGAAGCGCTTATACTGCAAGCTAAGAATAATCCTGAACGGACCCATGTCACCCTCTTCCATGAGGAGGGGAAAGAAGAGATCTTTACTTACCAGAGACTTTTCAAATCGGCGACGGTTATTGCCAATAACCTGATGACGCGAGGACTTGAAAAAGGGGAGACCGTGGCGATCATGCTCCCGACGGAACTGTCTTTTTTTCAATCCTTTTTTGGTGTCCTTCTCGCCGGCGGCATTGCCGTGCCGGTTTACCCGCCCTTCAGGCCGGATCGAATTGAAGAGTATGCCGAACGACAATGTCGAATCCTTGATAATGCCGGTGCCCGTTTTTTGATCACTTTTCAGCAGGCTGGACGCCTGGCGCGTCTTCTCAGGCCGCGTCTAAGCGCCCTGCTTGATGTTTTGATGCCGGAAGAGTTGTTGCGCCCGGATCCAGCCCTTCGGCCCGAATCAAAGGCCCCCACATTTCTGCATGTTGTGAGTGAAGATGATCCTGCCTTGATTCAATACACATCAGGGAGTACGGGTGATCCTAAGGGGGTTGTCCTGACCCATCGGAATCTTGTTTCAAATATCCAGAGTATCGGTGCGGCCTTTGGTCTTTCTCCGGCCGATTCCGGTGTCAGTTGGCTTCCGCTTTATCATGATATGGGATTGATCGGCTCGTGGCTTTTCTGTCTTTATCATGGAATTTCGGTGACCATCCTCCCCCCCTTTTCCTTTTTGAATCGCCCAGAGCGATGGCTCTGGGCGATTCACCGCCATCGGGCGACGCTCTCAGCCGCACCCAACTTTGCTTACGAAATATGTGCCAGGAGAATCAAGGATGAGGATATCAAGGGTCTTGACCTCAGTTCCTGGCGGGCGGCCTTGAATGGGGCCGAACCGGTGAGTCCGAAAACAATGGCTCGTTTTACGCGCCGTTTTGCGCCTTATGGATTTCGCCCGGAGACTTTTACGCCTGTTTATGGTTTGGCCGAAACCGCAGTGGCCTTGACCTTTCCGGAAATAGAGGCCCTTCCAAGGATTGACCGCATATCAAGAGAGGCCTTTGAACGTGACCGACAGGCGGTCCCTTCAGATGAAAAAGAGCTGTCTTTCCTTGAATTTGTTTCCTGCGGCACGCCGATTATGGACCATCAGATTCGGATTGTGGATGACCAGGGTGAGGTGGTCGGCGAGCGCATCGAGGGAGGGTTGGAGTTTCGCGGGCCTTCATGCACACAGGGATATTATCGGAACCCAAAGGCGACCGCTGCCCTCTATCATGGCGACTGGCTGATTTCCGGAGATTTGGCTTACTTGTCGGAAGGAGAGCTCTTTATCACCGGCCGGAAAAAGGATGTCATCATCAAGGGGGGCCGTAATCTCTATCCGCATGAGATAGAGGATGTTGTGGGAGATGTCCCCGAGGTTCGAAAAGGATGCGTCGCGGCCTTCGGGATCTTTGATAAGAAACTCTCGACCGAGAAACTGGTTGTGGTCGCTGAGACTCGGGAAAAAGGGAAGGAGAGGCATCTGCAACTGATTACCGCGATAAACAATCGGGTCGTTGCCGCGATTGGCATCCCCCCGGACCAGGTGCTCCTCCTCTCACCGGGATCTGTCCAGAAAACATCGAGTGGAAAAATCTCCAGATCGGCATGTCGCGAGGCATTTTTAATGGACCAGCTTGGCAAGCCGCGCAGCACCACGCAAATTCAGTTTGTAAGACTCATTACCGCGTGGTTCTGGTCATGGACGGGCAGGGGAATTGATAAGGTGGGGCAATGCTTTTATGGACTTTATGTCGGCTTGGTCCTGGCAGTACTCCTTGTCCCGGTTTGGGCCCTGGCTGCGGCACTTCCCGTAAAGCAGGTCCATCGTCTACTGAAAGGCGCGGCGCGTCTGTTGTTTAAGTTGCTTGGTTGTACTCCAGTGGTAGAGGGGGCACATCACCTTGAAAGTAAAGGGCCGATGGTCTTTGTTGCAAATCATGCCAGTTATGTGGATGCCGGGGTTCTGACGGCGGTTTTGCCTGCTGGAATTCATTTTATCGCCAAACAAGAATTGCTCAAATTTCCTATACTCAAAACCTTCCTCTTAAAAGGAGGACATCTCACGGTCGATCGCGCCGATCTTTCCAGGAGTGCTTCAGATACCGAGAAGATCGAAGAGATCCTCAGGAGCGGTTCCTCCATCATGGTTTTTCCCGAAGGGACTTTTCAAAAGGCAGAGAGATTGCTCCCCTTCAGGTTGGGTGCGTTTAAGGCGGCTGTCGAGACGGGCCTTCCGCTCTGTCCCATCACACTGGGGGGAACGAGACAAGTCCTTGGGGCAGAAGAATGGCTTCCTCGACGTCACCGTATTACCGTCATCATCGGAAAACCGATTCTTCCGAGTGGAAAGGATTGGAGAGACATTGTTCGCATTCGTGACCTCTGCCGAGAAGAAATTTCTCGCCATTGTGGTGATTAA
- the rsmI gene encoding 16S rRNA (cytidine(1402)-2'-O)-methyltransferase, with protein sequence MTGTLYVVATPIGNLEDITYRAVRILREVAIIAAEDTRHTQRLLRRYNINALLTSYHDFNKEAKTPVLISRMQEGDSIAIVSDAGTPTISDPGYYLIKAAVLEGLCVSPIPGPSSAIAALSASGLPTDRFAFEGFLPRKKGKRATRLLYLLTDPRTLIFFESPYRIRALLEEISSIFGDRRVAVGRELTKIYEEMIYGTITEVIEKIGSRKLKGEITILIEGYHEKKKGIPGFLDIEVPEE encoded by the coding sequence ATGACTGGAACCCTTTACGTTGTTGCCACGCCGATAGGAAACTTGGAAGATATCACATACAGGGCCGTTCGCATCCTGAGAGAAGTTGCGATTATTGCTGCTGAGGATACCCGTCACACCCAAAGGCTCCTGAGGCGATATAATATCAACGCCCTCCTAACCAGTTACCATGACTTTAATAAAGAAGCGAAAACTCCCGTGCTTATTTCCCGAATGCAGGAAGGGGATTCCATTGCAATCGTGTCCGATGCCGGGACCCCGACGATCTCTGATCCGGGATATTATCTGATCAAGGCGGCCGTCCTGGAAGGGTTATGTGTCAGCCCCATTCCCGGACCGAGTTCCGCGATCGCGGCCCTTTCTGCTTCCGGCTTGCCGACCGATCGCTTTGCTTTTGAAGGCTTTCTGCCGCGAAAGAAAGGGAAGCGTGCCACACGCCTCCTTTACCTGCTAACAGACCCAAGAACCCTCATCTTTTTTGAATCTCCCTATCGTATCCGTGCCCTTCTCGAGGAGATCAGCTCCATTTTCGGAGACCGTCGTGTTGCTGTTGGGCGGGAGTTGACCAAGATCTATGAAGAGATGATTTATGGAACCATCACTGAAGTGATTGAGAAAATAGGGTCTAGAAAGCTCAAAGGGGAAATCACAATCCTGATCGAAGGGTACCACGAGAAGAAAAAAGGAATTCCCGGCTTCCTTGATATCGAAGTCCCGGAGGAATAA
- a CDS encoding SIS domain-containing protein, with protein MIPSLIQAAEWISDSISSGGKLILFGNGGSAGDAQHIAAELVGRFELERKPFPAIALTTNTSTLTAIANDYDYDAIFSRQVRAWAGPSDIVLGISTSGNSANVVKGLEAAKDQGARTIGLTGEKGGRLVSITDLCLKVPSSNTARIQESHILIGHILCSLIEKSLS; from the coding sequence ATGATTCCTTCTTTGATTCAGGCCGCCGAATGGATCAGTGATTCGATTTCCTCCGGGGGGAAGTTGATTCTCTTCGGGAATGGGGGCAGTGCGGGAGATGCACAACATATTGCCGCGGAACTGGTCGGGCGTTTTGAACTGGAAAGGAAACCCTTTCCAGCGATTGCGTTGACCACCAACACCTCTACGCTGACGGCCATTGCGAATGACTACGACTATGATGCGATATTTTCAAGGCAGGTGAGGGCCTGGGCCGGCCCATCCGACATCGTCCTTGGAATCAGTACGAGTGGCAATTCAGCCAATGTTGTGAAGGGGCTTGAGGCGGCGAAGGACCAGGGCGCCCGGACCATCGGATTGACCGGAGAGAAAGGAGGACGACTTGTGTCCATCACGGATCTATGCCTGAAAGTTCCCTCATCAAATACAGCGCGGATACAGGAATCACATATCCTGATTGGGCATATCCTCTGCTCACTTATCGAAAAAAGCTTATCCTGA